The Agrococcus sp. ARC_14 DNA segment CGCCGAGCTGGTCCTGGATGTCCGCGATCGCGACCTTCGCACCCTCGGCGACGAAGCGCTCTACGGTCGCAAGACCGATGCCGCTTGTGCCTCCCGTGACGATGGCGACCTTGCCCTCGAGCAGTCCTGTCATCTTCGATTCCTCTCACTCACGGCCAGGTTCTCGTCGTATCCCCCGCAGGCCGAGCGCGGAGGAACGCCCGTCACATTCGACGGATGGCGCCCGACGCGAATGCGTCGATGAGTGCCATGTAGGTCTCTTCCGGCTCGGTGCGCTCGATCACCATCGTCTCGAGCGCGATCCTCGTCGCGCTCGCCACGGCGGCCGCGGCCGCACGCGCCGGAATGCTCGCCGGATCGATTCCCAGCCTGGGCGCGAGCGCCGGGCCGAGCGCGCGCTCACCGTCGTGCACCTTGCGGAGGAAGACCGACCACATCGCGTCGTCGGCGAACACGAGCGGGAACAGCGCGCGCGTGCGAGGGGCGACCTCGCCGCCGAGGCCGGCGCGGAAGGCTCCGCGGAGGACCTCAGGCACCGGCAGATCCGCGGGAGCGTCCACGACGGACTGGTCGAACCGTCGGGTCGTCCAGTCGAACAGCGGCGCCACGCACTCGGCCTTGCTCGGGAAGTAGCGATGGAAGCTGCGGGCCGGCACACCGATGTGGCCCGTGATCTCGGCGACCGTCAGATCGGTCGTGTCGCGCGCGATGAACAGCTCGCAGGCACCCTCCGATGCCCGCAAGCGCGAGGCTTCGAGGGAGCTGATGCCGCGATCCGCGTCCATCGCCCCAGACTACGCGGGAGTGGCAGAAACTGCCACTTGCTGACCGCTCGCCTCAGGCCGGCTTCGTCGCCTTGCCGTCGAGCCACAGGGTGTCGCTCTCGTCGCGGTGCGTGCCGGTCGAGCCGACGTGCTTGGCGTCGATCTGCGGGCCCTTCTTGATCACGTGCACGAGCGCCATGCCGTGCCCGCGCCCGAGGCCGTGGTCGGCCTGCAGCCACGCGAGGATCTCGCCGGCCTTGACCTGCTCATCATCGAAGCCGCGCTCCTTGGCCTGCTCGACGAGCTGGCGGGGCGTGAGACCGGTGTTGTCCTCGATCGCGTCGAGGTACGCCTGGAACGACATAGCGCGAGCATACGTCGCGCGAGCGGTCGTGCGCTCAGCGCGCGTCAGGCACCGGTCCGGCGCCCTCGGGTCGCTGCT contains these protein-coding regions:
- a CDS encoding helix-turn-helix domain-containing protein translates to MDADRGISSLEASRLRASEGACELFIARDTTDLTVAEITGHIGVPARSFHRYFPSKAECVAPLFDWTTRRFDQSVVDAPADLPVPEVLRGAFRAGLGGEVAPRTRALFPLVFADDAMWSVFLRKVHDGERALGPALAPRLGIDPASIPARAAAAAVASATRIALETMVIERTEPEETYMALIDAFASGAIRRM
- a CDS encoding DUF4287 domain-containing protein, with amino-acid sequence MSFQAYLDAIEDNTGLTPRQLVEQAKERGFDDEQVKAGEILAWLQADHGLGRGHGMALVHVIKKGPQIDAKHVGSTGTHRDESDTLWLDGKATKPA